A single region of the Lycium barbarum isolate Lr01 chromosome 2, ASM1917538v2, whole genome shotgun sequence genome encodes:
- the LOC132626076 gene encoding LOW QUALITY PROTEIN: probable WRKY transcription factor 4 (The sequence of the model RefSeq protein was modified relative to this genomic sequence to represent the inferred CDS: inserted 2 bases in 1 codon), whose protein sequence is MAKNQPSSSRAAPERPTITLPPRASIHNFFMGGPGPTGVSPGPLTLVSNFFSDSDSEYPSFSQLLAGAMVSPAAFSGLKETGDFGFKLNRPSGLVISESPVFSIPPGLLFSPGQGPFGMSHQQALAQVTAQAALPRSQLHIQPDYPSSSAAPAPSFSQFQSLTSNSTANQQMPPPASDPNVINEALEPASLAVDKPTDDGYNWRKYGQKHVKGSEYPRSYYKCTHPNCPVKKKVERSFDGQVTEIIYKGQHNHQLPQPSKRSKESGKPNGTYNLHGPSELSNSTDNVSSHSIKMQDPESSQATHDQISGSSEGEEVGDADTLADRNDERESKRRAIELQTSEAASSRTVTEPKIIVQTTSEVDLLDDGYRWRKYGQKVVKGNPYPRSYYKCTSQGCNVRKHVERAPSDPKAVITTYEGKHNHDVPAARNSSHNTANNSVSQLRXHSPVVDKQDSTRRTGFLKQPIALLRFKEEQVT, encoded by the exons ATGGCTAAGAACCAACCATCATCATCAAGGGCCGCTCCGGAGCGGCCCACTATTACTTTACCACCACGGGCTTCAATACACAATTTCTTTATGGGCGGGCCTGGCCCAACCGGTGTTAGCCCGGGCCCATTGACACTTGTTTCCAACTTCTTCTCGGATTCGGACTCGGAATATCCTTCCTTTTCGCAACTACTCGCCGGCGCTATGGTATCTCCGGCGGCTTTTTCCGGTCTAAAGGAAACCGGTGATTTTGGGTTCAAGCTGAACCGGCCGTCCGGTTTGGTGATTAGTGAGTCGCCGGTTTTTAGTATACCGCCCGGTTTGTTGTTCTCGCCTGGCCAG GGCCCTTTTGGAATGTCACATCAGCAAGCCCTTGCTCAAGTTACAGCTCAGGCAGCACTACCTCGGTCTCAATTGCACATTCAACCTGACTATCCATCTTCATCAGCAGCACCTGCACCGTCTTTTTCACAGTTCCAATCCCTAACCTCAAATTCCACAGCAAACCAACAGATGCCGCCTCCTGCATCAGATCCTAATGTTATAAATGAAGCATTAGAACCTGCTTCTCTTGCTGTTGATAAGCCCACGGATGATGGTTACAACTGGCGAAAGTATGGGCAAAAGCATGTCAAGGGAAGCGAATATCCTCGTAGTTATTACAAGTGTACGCATCCAAATTGTCCAGTCAAAAAGAAGGTAGAGCGGTCATTTGATGGACAAGTAACTGAGATTATCTACAAGGGCCAACACAACCATCAGCTGCCTCAACCTAGTAAACGCTCGAAAGAGAGTGGAAAACCTAATGGAACCTATAATCTTCACGGCCCATCTGAACTCAGCAACTCCACGGATAATGTGTCTTCCCATTCAATAAAAATGCAGGATCCAGAATCCAGCCAAGCTACACACGACCAAATCTCTGGATCAAGTGAAGGTGAGGAAGTGGGTGATGCTGATACTTTAGCTGATCGAAATGATGAACGTGAATCAAAGCGGAG GGCCATAGAACTACAAACTTCAGAGGCAGCTTCTTCTCGGACAGTTACAGAACCTAAGATCATTGTTCAAACAACAAGCGAAGTTGATCTTTTGGACGACGGTTATAGGTGGCGGAAGTATGGGCAGAAAGTTGTTAAAGGAAATCCTTATCCAAG AAGCTATTATAAATGTACCAGCCAGGGATGTAACGTAAGGAAGCATGTGGAAAGGGCTCCAAGTGATCCAAAAGCAGTCATAACAACATACGAGGGAAAACATAATCATGACGTGCCTGCAGCTAGGAACAGTAGCCACAACACCGCAAATAATTCTGTGTCACAGTTGAG CCACAGCCCTGTAGTTGATAAACAGGATTCAACTAGAAGAACAGGATTTCTGAAGCAACCAATAGCACTGCTACGGTTCAAAGAAGAACAGGTTACATAA
- the LOC132626077 gene encoding uncharacterized protein LOC132626077, with amino-acid sequence MEISSGLSPRVNSVTSVEGKKDKPNHQNFELESIDTVTQTDHHFLTLNALEILRETVRILRYNSIGFMAIAALLICPVSAVVLSNVLVYQPFVLRLSIRLLLVAKTSGLPLKPFIKLSCHKFSEVVISAIMCFPMYVTLSLLSKAAIVYSVDCTYSRKKFDYHKFYVIMTKIWKRVAVTYLWVCVVIAGCLTLFIVLLVSVSSVFSIMGFPPDLILYPAMVVGMIFSIILANAIIICNIAIVISVLEDDSGPQALLKSSSLIKGQTQVGLLIFLGSTIGMAIVQGLFEHRVKTISYGDGSSRLWEGPLLVLLYSFVILIDSMMSTVFYFSCKSYRMETSSEESQPVLEALTISSALEEVQ; translated from the coding sequence ATGGAAATTTCAAGTGGACTGAGTCCAAGAGTGAACTCAGTTACATCAGTTGAAGGTAAAAAAGATAAgccaaatcatcaaaacttcgAATTGGAATCAATCGATACGGTTACACAAACGGATCACCATTTTCTTACTTTGAATGCATTGGAGATTTTAAGGGAAACTGTGAGAATTTTAAGGTATAATTCAATAGGTTTCATGGCAATTGCTGCATTGCTAATTTGTCCTGTATCTGCTGTTGTTTTATCGAATGTATTAGTGTATCAACCGTTTGTTTTGAGATTGAGCATAAGGTTATTACTTGTAGCCAAAACTAGTGGACTTCCTCTTAAGCCATTTATCAAACTGTCTTGTCATAAGTTCTCCGAAGTCGTGATTTCAGCTATAATGTGCTTCCCTATGTACGTGACTTTATCGCTGTTGTCGAAAGCTGCGATAGTTTATTCGGTTGATTGCACTTACTCGAGGAAAAAGTTTGATTATCACAAGTTTTACGTGATTATGACCAAGATTTGGAAACGGGTCGCTGTGACTTACTTATGGGTTTGTGTGGTTATTGCCGGTTGCCTCACGTTGTTTATCGTACTTCTTGTTTCCGTGAGCAGTGTTTTTTCGATCATGGGGTTCCCTCCAGACTTGATTTTGTACCCCGCGATGGTAGTAGGGATGATTTTCTCGATAATTTTAGCAAatgctattattatatgcaacaTCGCGATTGTGATATCAGTTTTAGAGGATGACTCAGGCCCGCAGGCGTTGCTTAAGTCGAGTTCGCTTATCAAGGGGCAGACGCAAGTTGGACTTCTGATATTTCTTGGTTCAACTATTGGAATGGCAATCGTGCAGGGTTTATTTGAGCATAGAGTGAAGACAATAAGTTATGGAGATGGATCTTCAAGATTATGGGAAGGGCCGCTTTTGGTGTTATTGTATTCGTTCGTGATACTTATCGACTCCATGATGAGTACGGTTTTCTACTTCAGCTGTAAATCGTATAGAATGGAAACCTCAAGTGAAGAAAGTCAACCTGTGCTAGAAGCCTTGACAATTTCTTCCGCATTAGAAGAAGTCCAATAA